The Populus alba chromosome 6, ASM523922v2, whole genome shotgun sequence genome contains a region encoding:
- the LOC118053378 gene encoding E3 ubiquitin-protein ligase PRT6 isoform X1: MTDNMDIDLPPEPPSSIEPRDRLLLRLTQFGVPKEYRVMLHSGLVDYIMDNWSRIPELVAAILPIDDEVAEILQNAKLVSKKHASQTMKSCFRECMVWLQWLMFLGEPAVALKNLSKMSAGRGVCGAVWGNNDIAYRCQTCEHDPTCAICVPCFQNGNHKDHDYSIIYTNGGCCDCGDVTAWKREGFCSKHKGAEQIQPLPEEFARSVGPVLDALLGCWKNKLVSADTISQKNPNAADRAAMGKKIANQLTFAVVEMLLEFCKCSESLLSFVSRRVISLGGLLKILVRSERFLSEGFVKKLHELLLKLLGEPLFKYEFAKEFLRYYPFVVHEAMKETVDDTPKKYPLLSIFSVQIFTVPTLTPRLVKEMNLLGLLLRCLDDIFIYCAGEDGRLQFTKWAHLYEIGIRVVEDVRFVMSHGVVPKNVTHEQRAVLRTWMELLSFLQGMGPLKRETGLYVEEESENINLLFVLCHSIANIHSLLVDGAFSMCEEADDATFLNMHGKDMDEQDSIRHTKIGRLSQESSVCSVTESTSFISAEKIVEVDSDSTYHHLLPSSVTWLTYECLRAIENCLGADDSSGAQVSVDTSSISNSNFSAFKKKLYKIRKGKYIFGGHGSTSKDECFSVAYSSCHASVNVDNANVVKDCKTTVPGDADCAGSSDGLMEGSSSSELDLLHFLSLSDWPDIIYDVSSHDVSLHTPLHRLLSMLLQKALRRCYGGSVVINAINASTSTSLSRTDDDFFGCLLEGCHPCGFSAFVMEHPLRNRVFCAQVHAGMWRKNGDSATLCCEWYRSVRWSEQGLEFDLFLLQCCAALAPPDLYVSRILERFGLSDYLSLKAEKSTEYEPVLMQEMLMLLIQIVQERRFSGLTPAENLKRELVHKLAIGDATRSQLVKSLPRDLSKIDQLQEVLDTVAVYSNPSGFNQGMYSLRWAYWKELDLYHPRWNSRDLQVAEERYLRYCSASAGTTQLPRWTNIYPPLKGVARIASSKVVIKIIRAVLFYAIFMHKRAPDGVLLTALHLLSLALDICIQQKEMDMSFHIENSTSMFAFAGEEIQEGLNYSSGGQSLLSLLVLLMRIHKRESSDNLLEAGSYNFSSLIESLLKRFAEIDAGCMTKLQQLAPEMAIHLSQSVPNIEKNTLGSASDSEKRKAKALERQATILAKMKAEQSKFLSSINSATDDVSNTGAEGIDSDGTQNLEESMQDVCSLCHDPNSKNPVSFLVLLQKSRLLSFIDRGPPSWDQDQLPDKEQNSVIAKALTNQSGISSSSGSGTISSTQLTHFVQDVVNQFANYAQPGEVNAIIEFIKARFPLLRSSQVSSASKDGKDKTMNTFEMLEQDMYFSMRKEMHDNMLASNSGLQTEKFTAAEGGQTSSPVESVLLGKYIAALSREITEHPSSSESSPNDELQAEFPSRSLAYDGFGPADCDGVHLSSCGHAVHQECLDRYLSSLKERYVRRIVFEGGHIVDPDQIHFFSPFSQGEFLCPVCRQLANSVLPSLPGDFQKVWRQPMISTVSSLHAVGALVSSSEGCDSLQLQHALFLLKSAAKMVEKGDILKAIPLQRGEKMWPNLDSISRLLIKLYFPNRWDKFSGSARVNHSMIMWDTLKHSLVSMEIAARCGGTQMTPTYSLNALYKELKSTSGFTLSLLLKIVQNLRSKNPLHVLQRFRGIQLFAESICSGVPNDYPSGAYRCGENMSCILAHIGKEVSYSDVQFWNWVAEPVLAHDAFSSLMWALFCLPCPFLSCQDSLLSLVHVFYGASVAQAIVIFCGKHQREMRESNYDDSLITDISKVFGESRCIKDYFVSNNIDSSSDIINVIRRLSFPYLRRCALLWKLLSTSVSAPFCDRDVLNRSSNAVNYVMDNMSGAQDELNEVQELEKMFKIPPLSSVIKDHTLRSLVTKWLHHFCKQYEVFSPQHVLHVTPAVPFKLMHLPHIYQDLLQRYIKQKCVGCKTLLDDPALCLLCGRVCSLNWKSCCRESGCQTHAMACGAGTGVFLLIKRTTILLQRCARQAPWPSPYLDAFGEEDIQIQRGKPLYLNEERYAALAYMVASHGLDRSSKVLGQTTIGSLFLV; the protein is encoded by the exons ATGACAGATAACATGGATATCGATTTGCCTCCAGAACCTCCTAGCTCCATCGAGCCTCGTGATCGACTTCTTTTG AGGCTTACTCAGTTTGGAGTTCCCAAGGAGTACCGTGTTATGTTGCATTCTGGCCTGGTTGATTATATCATGGATAATTGGTCTCGCATACCAGAGCTAGTGGCAGCAATCTTGCCTATTGATGATGAAGTGGCAGAGATTCTCCAAAATGCTAAGCTAGTCTCTAAAAAACATGCTAGCCAGACAATGAAATCCTGTTTCAGGGAATGCATGGTTTGGTTACAATGGCTGATGTTTTTGGGCGAACCAGCTGTTGCACTTAAGAACCTATCTAAGATGAGTGCTGGGCGTGGTGTTTGTGGAGCTGTTTGGGGAAATAATGATATAGCATATCGGTGCCAAACTTGTGAACATGACCCCACATGTGCAATTTGTGTTCCTTGTTTTCAGAATGGGAACCACAAGGATCATGACTATTCTATTATATACACAAACGGAGGTTGCTGTGATTGTGGGGATGTGACAGCATGGAAACGAGAGGGGTTTTGCTCAAAGCATAAAGGTGCTGAACAAATACAACCCCTTCCAGAGGAGTTTGCAAGATCTGTAGGGCCTGTTCTCGATGCTCTTCTAGGGTGTTGGAAAAATAAGCTAGTGTCTGCTGATACCATCTCCCAGAAAAATCCAAATGCAGCTGATCGTGCTGCTATGGGCAAAAAGATTGCAAATCAGCTAACATTTGCAGTTGTTGAGATGCTACTAGAGTTCTGTAAATGCAGTGAGAGTTTGCTTAGTTTTGTTTCCAGGAGGGTGATTTCTCTAGGAGGTTTATTGAAGATTCTCGTGAGGTCAGAGAGGTTCTTGAGTGagggttttgtgaagaaacttcATGAGCTGCTCCTGAAATTGTTGGGAGAGCCCCTTTTCAAGTACGAGTTCGCCAAAGAATTTTTGCGTTATTATCCATTTGTTGTACATGAAGCAATGAAAGAAACTGTTGATGATACGCCCAAGAAATATCCTTTGCTATCAATATTCTCTGTGCAAATTTTTACTGTGCCCACTCTCACCCCCCGACTTGTTAAAGAGATGAACTTGCTAGGCTTGTTGTTGCGGTGCTTGGATGATATATTCATCTATTGTGCTGGAGAAGATGGTCGTTTACAG TTTACCAAGTGGGCACATTTGTATGAGATTGGTATACGTGTAGTTGAAGATGTTCGATTTGTTATGAGCCATGGTGTTGTACCAAAAAATGTAACTCATGAACAGAGGGCTGTCTTGAGAACTTGGATggaacttctttcttttctgcagGGGATGGGACCCTTAAAGAGAGAAACTGGCCTCTATGTAGAAGAAGAAAGTGAGAATATtaatttgctttttgttttgTGTCATTCTATTGCCAACATCCATTCTCTTTTGGTGGATGGAGCATTTTCTATGTGTGAGGAGGCAGATGATGCTACTTTTCTTAACATGCATGGAAAAGATATGGATGAACAAGATAGCATAAGACACACAAAAATTGGACGGCTGTCTCAGGAAAGCTCTGTATGTAGCGTGACAGAAAGTACTTCATTCATTTCTGCAGAGAAGATTGTTGAAGTTGATTCAGATTCCACTTATCATCACTTACTTCCTTCCTCAGTGACGTGGTTAACCTATGAGTGCTTGAGGGCCATTGAGAATTGTTTGGGAGCTGATGATTCATCTGGGGCTCAAGTCTCTGTGGATACTAGCAGCATTTCCAATAGCAACTTTTCagcatttaagaaaaaattgtaTAAGATTAGAAAAggcaaatatatatttggtggCCATGGCAGTACAAGCAAAGATGAATGTTTTTCAGTTGCATATAGTAGCTGCCATGCGAGTGTCAATGTAGATAATGCTAATGTGGTAAAGGACTGCAAAACAACAGTTCCTGGTGATGCTGACTGTGCAGGCTCCAGTGACGGTTTGATGGAAGGGAGCAGTTCATCAGAATTGGACCTCCTACATTTTTTAAGTTTGTCTGATTGGCCAGACATAATTTATGATGTTAGTTCACATGATGTATCTCTGCACACTCCTTTGCATCGATTACTTTCCATGCTTTTACAAAAAGCATTAAGAAGGTGTTATGGTGGATCTGTGGTTATAAATGCAATCAATGCTAGCACCTCAACTTCATTATCTAGAACCGATGATGATTTCTTTGGATGTCTTCTTGAGGGTTGCCACCCTTGTGGGTTTTCTGCCTTTGTTATGGAGCACCCTTTGCGGAATAGGGTGTTTTGTGCCCAGGTCCATGCTGGAATGTGGAGGAAGAATGGGGATTCTGCCACTTTATGCTGTGAGTGGTACCGCTCAGTACGCTG GTCTGAACAAGGTTTAGAGTTTGATCTATTTCTTCTGCAGTGCTGTGCTGCTTTGGCTCCACCTGACCTCTATGTCAGTAGAATTCTAGAACGCTTTGGGTTGTCAGACTACCTTTCTCTGAAAGCTGAGAAATCTACAGA GTATGAACCAGTTTTGATGCAGGAAATGCTCATGCTTCTTATACAAATTGTCCAGGAAAGGCGGTTTTCTGGGTTGACTCCTGCTGAAAATTTGAAGAGAGAGTTGGTTCATAAGTTAGCAATTGGAGATGCCACTCGCAGTCAATTAGTTAAATCCTTGCCCCGTGATCTCTCCAAGATTGACCAACTTCAGGAAGTTTTGGACACAGTTGCTGTATATTCTAATCCATCCGGCTTCAATCAG GGGATGTATTCTTTGCGCTGGGCATATTGGAAAGAGCTAGATCTGTACCACCCTCGTTGGAATTCACGGGATTTACAAGTTGCAGAAGAAAGATATTTGCGCTACTGTAGTGCTTCTGCAGGAACAACACAGCTTCCTAGGTGGACAAATATTTACCCTCCTCTTAAGGGCGTAGCTAGAATAGCTAGTAGTAAAGTGGTCATTAAAATCATCCGTGCTGTATTATTTTATGCTATTTTCATGCATAAGCGTGCACCTGATGGTGTTCTTCTAACTGCACTGCACTTGCTCTCATTAGCATTAGACATCTGTATTCAGCAGAAAGAAATGGATATGTCATTTCACATTGAAAACTCCACTTCTATGTTTGCTTTTGCGGGTGAAGAAATCCAAGAGGGATTAAATTACAGCTCTGGTGGCCAGAGCTTGCTGTCacttcttgtcttgctcatgaGGATACACAAGAGAGAGAGTTCTGACAACCTCTTGGAAGCAGGCAGTTACAACTTCTCTTCTTTGATTGAAAGTTTGTTGAAGAGGTTTGCAGAGATAGATGCTGGATGTATGACCAAACTGCAGCAACTTGCCCCTGAGATGGCCATTCATTTATCACAATCAGTTccaaatattgagaaaaatacATTGGGTTCAGCTTCTGATAGTGAGAAACGCAAAGCCAAAGCTCTCGAGAGACAGGCTACCATATTG GCAAAAATGAAAGCTGAGCAGTCCAAATTTTTGTCGAGTATAAACTCTGCTACTGATGATGTTTCAAATACTGGAGCAGAAGGAATTGACTCAGATGGCACACAGAATTTGGAAGAGTCGATGCAAGATGTTTGTTCTCTTTGCCATGATCCCAATTCCAAAAATCCTGTGTCCTTCTTAGTTCTGCTTCAG AAATCAAGGCTTTTGAGCTTCATTGACAGAGGCCCTCCATCATGGGATCAAGATCAGCTGCCTGACAAGGAGCAAAACTCTGTAATTGCAAAGGCATTGACCAATCAATCTGGAATAAGCTCTTCAAGTGGTTCGGGAACGATTTCATCTACTCAACTAACACATTTTGTTCAGGATGTAGTCAACCAATTTGCTAATTATGCTCAACCTGGGGAAGTAAATGCTATTATTGAATTCATCAAGGCTCGGTTCCCTTTATTAAGGAGTTCCCAAGTATCTTCTGCATCCAAGGATGGGAAAGATAAGACTATGAATACTTTTGAGATGTTAGAACAAGACATGTACTTCTCCATGCGGAAAGAAATGCATGATAATATGCTCGCTTCAAATTCTGGATTGCAGACTGAGAAATTTACAGCTGCTGAAGGTGGTCAGACAAGCAGTCCTGTTGAATCTGTTTTGCTTGGAAAATATATAGCAGCTCTTTCTAGAGAGATAACAGAGCACCCTTCTTCTTCTGAAAGTTCTCCTAATGATGAGCTACAGGCAGAATTTCCTTCCCGGTCTCTCGCATATGATGGATTTGGCCCTGCAGATTGTGATGGGGTTCATCTATCTTCCTGTGGACATGCTGTGCATCAGGAATGTCTTGATCGTTATTTGTCATCATTGAAGGAACG ATATGTCAGAAGAATTGTTTTTGAAGGAGGGCATATTGTCGACCCAGATCAG ATTCATTTTTTCTCGCCTTTTTCTCAGGGGGAATTTCTCTGCCCTGTATGTCGTCAACTTGCAAATTCTGTCTTGCCTTCATTGCCTGGGGATTTCCAAAAGGTTTGGAGACAGCCCATGATTTCAACTGTCAGTTCACTGCATGCTGTGGGGGCTTTGGTCTCATCAAGTGAAGGATGTGATTCTCTTCAGCTTCAACATGCCTTGTTTCTCTTGAAATCTGCTGCAAAAATGGTTGAAAAGGGAGATATCTTGAAAGCTATTCCCTTGCAAAGGGGTGAAAAAATGTGGCCGAATCTTGATTCAATTTCCCGTCTCCTTATTAAACTATATTTCCCAAACAGATGGGATAAGTTCTCAGGATCTGCAAGGGTAAACCATTCCATGATTATGTGGGATACTCTTAAGCATTCCCTTGTATCTATGGAGATTGCAGCACGTTGTGGAGGAACTCAAATGACTCCTACATATAGCCTAAATGCATTGTACAAGGAACTCAAATCTACCAGTGGATTTACACTATCCTTGTTGCTCAAAATTGTCCAAAATTTGAGGAGTAAGAATCCTCTTCATGTGCTTCAGAGATTTAGGGGTATTCAGCTATTTGCAGAGTCTATTTGCTCAGGAGTTCCCAATGATTATCCCAGTGGTGCTTATAGGTGTGGAG AAAATATGTCGTGCATCTTAGCACACATTGGGAAGGAAGTTTCATACTCTGACGTTCAATTTTGGAATTGGGTTGCTGAACCTGTCCTTGCTCATGATGCTTTTTCATCATTGATGTGGGCCCTGTTTTGTCTCCCATGCCCATTTCTGTCTTGTCAAGATTCCTTATTGTCCCTTGTGCATGTTTTCTATGGTGCTTCTGTAGCTCAG GCTATAGTAATATTTTGTGGGAAACATCAACGTGAAATGAGGGAATCAAATTATGATGATTCTCTGATTACTGACATCTCCAAGGTTTTTGGGGAATCTAGATGCATCAAGGATTATTTTGTTTCCAACAACATTGATTCGTCTTCAGACATCATCAATGTAATTCGGAGATTGAGTTTCCCTTACTTGAGGAGGTGTGCTTTGTTGTGGAAATTGCTGAGTACCTCGGTCTCAGCACCATTCTGTGATAGGGATGTGTTGAATAGATCATCTAATGCTGTCAATTACGTGATGGATAACATGAGTGGAGCTCAAGACGAGCTTAATGAAGTTCAAGAGTTGGAAAAGATGTTCAAAATTCCTCCATTATCTTCTGTCATCAAGGATCATACTCTACGATCTTTAGTTACAAAATGGCTCCATCATTTTTGCAAGCAGTATGAAGTCTTTAGTCCCCAACATGTTCTACATGTCACACCTGCAGTTCCATTCAAGTTAATGCACCTACCGCATATTTACCAGGATCTACTGCAGAG GTATATAAAACAGAAATGTGTTGGCTGCAAGACTCTGCTTGATGACCCTGCTCTTTGCCTACTCTGTGGTAGAGTTTGCTCTCTCAACTGGAAGTCATGCTGCAG GGAAAGTGGATGCCAAACTCATGCTATGGCCTGCGGTGCTGGTACTGGTGTATTTCTGTTGATCAAG AGAACTACAATTCTGCTACAAAGATGCGCACGCCAGGCTCCTTGGCCATCTCCATACTTGGATGCATTTGGTGAAGAG